In the Salvelinus fontinalis isolate EN_2023a chromosome 34, ASM2944872v1, whole genome shotgun sequence genome, one interval contains:
- the LOC129833627 gene encoding sterile alpha motif domain-containing protein 9-like has protein sequence MAEEPDELPVEKWTDSNVSSWLRTIGVKEQYIKKLYEEEVDGRILLVLTEDYLRKEIGMKSGPALLIIRKRNELVDTKQRTRGKEKPQCSNNSEQDGKKKKQGSAPQIPETDQGLSEEEKQTHQGQSVEDNVLITKRDCKPRPFGKEGIDFTYVKHSVLQPESGVFDLISPCHEYKSLDNAAKLDRTRLQAKFAKEVLKFGSGCMNIRSNGTIHFGVMDSRDDAGYVHGEIIGVPVFEKDIYVDALDHIERSFSCSDSEHVRQCIRPPQFIEVMDINSTEKRYVVEVDIVPSISIVKNRVYSVRLPNFKESSNKIEHEKENIYRRVGSKTEPVSDQNDFYQRVRDRDAQREEAEHCRYVNTPDICQDLGRKLTMLITSGKKFIEKEKWYILVTNKFKPDDLSSIDFLLNMNIFCVFDFDTDSKLSGLCSKYIQHHAANMHFMQNYKIPSGMSIGEFVSHLHLFEQTSWIFCNGRSDYKGNENPCDEMTWIKTKITLLRESVSLICKQILPKGAFLVVFLLTSPVEKPLLHTFYEFFTDMEGHEDIICISESEDNYQKWQSFAEGSCGTETVNRSSVVGMKMSHVDATLQRIQPVTSRDTKHLPIYLKGQCLLETRDEERMYSLEILSVNHCDETSDDYIKAEKENIERQFYHGGRVTWLNFWLAEKKFVGEVIQRDAYRDVSELLTDTMKWGVDRPVNSINIYHHPGSGGSTVGRQVLWNKRTDLRCAVVKPSYSAATVSEHAVQLREYEEKDPEKCLPVLLLIEDCDKEYLDELRNELEFAINTKKIKQGTPCFILLSCRRSHNPEKMCKDSPLQNVAVTHKLSKEEKRQFAGKRQKLEEQYQPEFILTFVLMSEEFEHQKIVEYVAQFVKHLLQDIDHEAVVTRLIRYVALLNTYVQNSFISQSHCEALLVFTIHMDRFRQHAFERSLSEQAKLVFIHLRDDKTHIESVRIIHPLVAKEILQQLLGDQKQQSGLAMDLLHEDVLFEHRFGKEDYGKFLRALFMRRCRVSKGDESNSFFSPLIEHVSEKETPDKAIELLKEAYKRFNKDAFFAQQLARLNYSHEKFEEAKDWAEIAAKQMPNNSYILDTKGQVYRRWFNAKCKAIEKVPKTAENTADAVETALKAMECFRECEKSALSDLENMNNSGFFAAVEVGCSLLKLVFSLRVFSSKTNGHSECMKYLLTDYIPEEVKKPWESFHINLKGLQMTLHDALEWISEDLSYFQTDISADEEETIESSEMKISHPMTWLVRKSSEYGKYFSGYSLSIAPKLCQSNPGNLTPFMKRMIIYQLGGGNITSIFSLLTDQKERDQVKVLENIISLYPSNPLMARLDQMDLVNYIAAHIALSCLTTQSPKLAALKDLQKLSQQFPTEKRKCLSSALFLLILLFWPEDHDTDLEKETKYNIVLSAVEYLKRSYWTKMKDIPQRKKRIYTHFFLSNGSGWDKIVHKSKVETITKVLSISEKRMKWFSGEVWKMPEMAKLLRTVSGWTEDGIVYLEGPKEKKFTIPHLKAASVPYGNENITFYLGFTFRGPVAYNVTVKK, from the exons ATGG CAGAGGAACCTGATGAACTGCCTGTTGAAAAATGGACTGACTCCAACGTGAGCTCCTGGTTAAGAACTATTGGAGTGAAGGAGCAATACATCAAGAAACTTTATGAGGAAGAGGTAGATGGGAGAATTCTCCTTGTACTGACTGAGGACTATCTGAGAAAAGAGATTGGAATGAAATCAGGACCAGCTCTGTTGATCATCAGAAAGAGAAATGAGCTTGTAGACACCAAACAGAGAACTCGGGGCAAGGAAAAGCCTCAATGTAGCAACAATAGTGAACAGGATGGTAAAAAGAAGAAGCAAGGATCAGCTCCCCAGATTCCAGAGACAGATCAAGGTCTTTCAGAGGAAGAGAAACAAACTCATCAAGGACAATCTGTTGAGGACAATGTGTTAATTACAAAGAGAGACTGCAAGCCACGGCCATTTGGCAAAGAAGGCATTGATTTCACATATGTCAAACATAGTGTTCTGCAACCTGAATCTGGTGTATTTGATCTGATATCTCCCTGTCATGAGTACAAGTCACTTGACAATGCTGCCAAATTGGACCGCACGAGACTACAGGCAAAATTTGCCAAAGAAGTTCTCAAATTCGGTAGTGGCTGCATGAATATCAGATCAAATGGCACAATACACTTTGGTGTGATGGACAGTAGGGATGATGCAGGCTATGTGCATGGTGAGATAATCGGTGTTCCGGTTTTTGAGAAAGATATATATGTTGATGCATTGGATCACATTGAAAGGAGTTTCTCTTGCTCTGACAGCGAGCATGTGCGACAGTGCATACGCCCACCTCAGTTCATAGAGGTTATGGACATAAATAGCACAGAAAAAAGATACGTGGTGGAGGTGGATATTGTGCCCTCCATAAGCATTGTTAAGAACCGAGTGTACTCTGTTCGCCTGCCAAACTTCAAGGAGTCCTCTAACAAGATTGAGCATGAAAAGGAAAATATCTATCGCAGGGTAGGATCAAAAACCGAGCCAGTGAGTGATCAAAATGACTTCTACCAGcgagtcagagacagagatgcCCAAAGAGAAGAGGCTGAGCATTGTCGATATGTTAACACCCCGGACATCTGCCAAGACCTCGGAAGGAAACTCACCATGCTGATAACCAGTGGCAAGAAATTCATTGAAAAGGAGAAATGGTACATTCTTGTCACTAACAAGTTCAAACCAGATGATTTGAGCAGCATTGACTTCTTGCTCAACATGAATATTTTCTGTGTGTTCGACTTTGACACAGATTCCAAGCTGTCAGGACTGTGCAGTAAATATATTCAGCACCATGCAGCAAATATGCATTTCATGCAGAACTACAAAATACCAAGTGGTATGAGCATTGGCGAATTTGTGAGCCATTTGCATTTGTTTGAGCAAACCAGCTGGATATTTTGCAATGGACGAAGCGATTACAAAGGGAATGAAAACCCCTGTGATGAGATGACATGGATCAAAACAAAAATTACACTCCTGAGGGAATCTGTGTCATTGATCTGCAAACAGATCTTGCCAAAAGGAGCATTCCTGGTGGTCTTCCTTCTCACATCCCCAGTTGAGAAACCCCTTTTGCACACCTTCTATGAGTTCTTCACAGATATGGAAGGTCATGAAGACATCATTTGCATCTCAGAATCTGAGGATAACTATCAGAAATGGCAAAGTTTTGCAGAGGGTTCATGTGGAACAGAAACTGTGAACCGTTCCAGTGTTGTTGGGATGAAAATGAGCCATGTTGATGCGACACTGCAGCGAATCCAACCTGTAACATCTCGAGACACCAAACACTTGCCTATCTACCTGAAAGGACAGTGCCTTCTTGAAACTCGTGACGAGGAAAGGATGTATTCCTTGGAAATCCTGAGTGTCAATCATTGTGATGAAACAAGCGATGATTACATCAAAGCAGAAAAAGAAAACATTGAAAGACAGTTTTACCACGGGGGAAGAGTGACCTGGTTGAATTTCTGGCTTGCAGAGAAGAAGTTTGTTGGAGAAGTGATTCAAAGGGATGCATACAGGGATGTCTCCGAACTTCTCACTGACACTATGAAATGGGGTGTAGACAGACCTGTGAACAGTATCAACATCTACCATCACCCAGGAAGCGGTGGAAGCACCGTGGGAAGGCAAGTGTTATGGAACAAGAGGACAGACCTAAGATGTGCTGTTGTGAAGCCGTCATACTCAGCAGCCACTGTATCTGAACATGCTGTTCAACTCCGAGAGTATGAGGAAAAAGATCCTGAGAAATGTCTCCCAGTGCTCCTGCTGATTGAGGACTGTGACAAAGAATACCTTGATGAGCTGAGGAATGAATTAGAGTTTGCCATCAACACTAAGAAAATCAAACAAGGAACACCTTGCTTCATTCTGTTGAGCTGCAGACGATCACATAACCCAGAGAAGATGTGCAAAGACTCACCATTGCAGAATGTAGCTGTCACTCACAAACTATCaaaagaagagaagagacagTTTGCTGGGAAACGGCAGAAGCTTGAAGAACAGTACCAGCCAGAATTCATCTTGACATTCGTCTTGATGAGTGAAGAATTTGAACACCAGAAGATTGTTGAGTATGTTGCGCAATTTGTGAAACATCTGCTCCAAGACATTGATCATGAAGCGGTTGTCACTCGGCTCATTCGGTATGTGGCGTTGCTCAACACTTATGTTCAGAACTCATTCATTTCCCAGTCCCATTGCGAAGCTCTGCTAGTATTTACCATTCATATGGATCGATTCCGCCAGCATGCTTTTGAGAGATCACTGAGTGAGCAGGCCAAACTTGTCTTTATACATCTGAGAGATGACAAGACGCACATTGAATCAGTTCGAATCATTCATCCACTTGTTGCAAAGGAAATCCTTCAGCAGCTCCTTGGTGACCAAAAGCAGCAAAGTGGGTTGGCCATGGATCTTCTCCACGAGGATGTGCTTTTTGAGCACAGATTTGGAAAAGAAGATTATGGTAAGTTTTTGCGAGCCCTGTTCATGAGACGTTGCAGAGTAAGTAAAGGTGATGAATCAAACagctttttctctcctctcattgAACATGTGAGTGAAAAGGAAACCCCTGACAAGGCAATCGAGCTCCTCAAGGAGGCGTACAAACGCTTCAACAAAGATGCATTCTTTGCTCAGCAACTTGCTCGCCTGAATTACTCCCATGAGAAGTTTGAAGAGGCAAAGGATTGGGCAGAGATAGCAGCAAAACAAATGCCTAACAACTCTTACATTCTTGACACGAAAGGccaggtatacagaagatggttcAACGCCAAGTGTAAAGCAATTGAGAAAGTACCAAAAACGGCAGAAAATACAGCAGACGCTGTTGAAACTGCGCTGAAAGCAATGGAGTGTTTCAGAGAATGTGAGAAATCTGCTCTCTCGGACCTtgaaaacatgaacaacagtggCTTTTTTGCTGCAGTTGAAGTTGGCTGCAGTCTGTTGAAGCTCGTATTCTCATTGCGTGTTTTCTCAAGCAAAACGAATGGCCATTCAGAATGTATGAAGTACCTTCTCACTGATTACATTCCTGAGGAAGTGAAGAAGCCCTGGGAGAGTTTTCACATCAATTTGAAAGGCCTTCAAATGACACTGCATGATGCCCTGGAGTGGATCTCGGAAGACCTGAGTTACTTCCAGACAGACATCAGTGCAGATGAGGAGGAGACAATTGAAAGCTCTGAGATGAAAATAAGCCATCCAATGACATGGTTGGTAAGAAAATCCTCTGAGTATGGTAAATATTTCAGTGGTTACTCTCTCAGCATTGCCCCAAAGCTGTGCCAGTCGAACCCTGGCAATTTAACTCCTTTCATGAAACGCATGATCATTTACCAGCTTGGTGGGGGGAATATAACTTCAATCTTCTCCCTACTGACTGACCAGAAAGAAAGAGACCAAGTCAAAGTCCTAGAGAATATCATATCGCTCTACCCCAGCAACCCTCTGATGGCCAGGCTGGATCAAATGGATCTCGTCAATTACATAGCAGCTCATATTGCTCTGAGTTGCCTTACAACCCAATCTCCAAAGTTGGCTGCTCTGAAAGACCTTCAGAAACTCAGTCAGCAGTTCCCAACAGAGAAACGGAAGTGCCTGTCCAGTGCTCTGTTCCTGCTCATCTTGCTCTTCTGGCCAGAAGATCATGACACAGACCTTGAAAAAGAGACCAAATACAACATTGTTCTATCAGCTGTTGAGTACCTCAAAAGGAGCTACTGGACCAAAATGAAGGATATACCACAAAGGAAGAAAAGGATTTACACCCACTTTTTCCTAAGTAATGGAAGTGGGTGGGACAAGATTGTTCACAAAAGCAAGGTTGAAACGATTACAAAGGTCCTCTCCATCTCAGAAAAGAGAATGAAGTGGTTCAGTGGGGAGGTGTGGAAAATGCCAGAGATGGCCAAACTGCTCAGGACTGTGTCTGGGTGGACAGAAGATGGGATAGTGTACCTTGAGGGCCCAAAAGAGAAAAAGTTCACTATTCCTCATCTGAAAGCAGCTTCCGTGCCCTATGGCAATGAAAACATCACATTCTACTTGGGGTTCACATTTAGAGGACCTGTTGCGTACAACGTCACTGTGAAAAAGTAG